One genomic segment of Ricinus communis isolate WT05 ecotype wild-type chromosome 3, ASM1957865v1, whole genome shotgun sequence includes these proteins:
- the LOC8271184 gene encoding protein NRT1/ PTR FAMILY 1.2 isoform X1, with translation MGTGDPSENNTISEALISSNQKGGFRVLPFIVVNMAFEKVASFGLTPNMILYLTREYRIEAAKGANIIFFWSAATNFTPILGAFIADSYVGRFRMIGFGSIASLLGIILLWLTAVIPQARPLPCDQFTSDSCQSPTTLQLLLLYSSFGLLSIGAGGIRSSSLAFGADQLGMGQSLKRAGILERFISWYYVLVSVSAVVAMTCIVYIQDAMGWKVGFGVPVVLMAIAVLSFFSASSFYVKSKPTASSFTGFAQVLAAAYHNRSIPFSSQDSNDGYHNRKGATVVAPSEMLRFLNKACIIENPEEDLTPDGRASNPWSLCTVNQVEELKALIKIIPIWLSGMIMSVNVAQSSFPVLQASTMDRHIISKFEIPAGSMNVFMVISLAIWVSLYDRVIVPLASKLRGKPVRLSLKQRMGIGILLSSASMLAFAIAEKNRRERAIREGFSDDPNAVVNMSVLWLLPYLVLCGLAETFSAIGQNEFYYTELPKSMSSIAATLFDMGLSAANLLASFIMSTIDSFSKRGGEESWVSSNINKGHYDYYYWLLASLSLLNFVYYLACSKGYGPCRAKEGNAPDDDGDY, from the exons ATGGGGACTGGTGATCCATCAGAAAACAATACGATTTCAGAGGCACTGATATCGAGCAACCAAAAGGGTGGATTCAGAGTCCTGCCTTTCATCGTAG TAAATATGGCATTTGAGAAGGTGGCAAGTTTCGGGCTGACGCCAAACATGATACTGTACTTGACAAGAGAGTATAGAATAGAGGCAGCAAAAGGAGCCAACATAATCTTTTTTTGGTCAGCTGCCACCAATTTCACGCCAATTCTTGGAGCTTTTATTGCTGATTCTTATGTGGGTCGGTTTCGGATGATTGGGTTTGGATCTATAGCTAGCCTTCTG GGGATAATTCTATTATGGCTGACCGCTGTGATTCCACAAGCAAGGCCGTTGCCTTGCGATCAATTTACTAGTGACAGTTGCCAATCGCCGACGACATTACAACTTCTACTTTTATATTCATCATTTGGTCTGCTCTCCATTGGCGCTGGCGGCATAAGGTCGTCTTCTTTAGCCTTTGGCGCCGATCAGCTAGGCATGGGACAGAGTCTTAAAAGAGCAGGGATTTTAGAGCGCTTCATCAGCTGGTACTATGTTCTGGTGTCGGTTTCAGCAGTTGTTGCAATGACTTGTATTGTGTATATTCAAGATGCGATGGGTTGGAAAGTGGGTTTTGGAGTTCCCGTAGTGCTTATGGCCATTGCTGTTCTATCTTTCTTCTCGGCTTCTTCCTTCTATGTCAAGTCTAAACCTACGGCAAGCTCCTTTACTGGGTTTGCTCAAGTTCTTGCGGCTGCCTATCACAATAGAAGCATTCCTTTTTCATCCCAAGACAGTAATGATGGGTACCATAATAGAAAGGGTGCAACTGTTGTAGCTCCAAGCGAAATGCTAAG GTTTCTGAACAAGGCTTGCATAATTGAAAACCCTGAAGAAGACCTGACCCCAGATGGAAGAGCGTCAAATCCATGGAGTCTTTGTACAGTAAATCAAGTAGAAGAGCTAAAGGCACTAATCAAGATTATTCCAATATGGTTATCAGGAATGATAATGTCTGTGAATGTAGCCCAAAGCTCTTTTCCAGTACTCCAGGCATCCACAATGGATAGACACATTATTTCGAAATTTGAGATTCCTGCAGGCTCCATGAATGTTTTCATGGTTATATCTCTAGCAATATGGGTTAGTCTCTATGACCGTGTAATTGTCCCTTTAGCATCAAAACTAAGAGGAAAACCCGTTCGTCTCAGCTTGAAACAAAGAATGGGAATTGGGATTCTTTTGTCATCTGCATCCATGTTAGCTTTCGCAATCGCAGAAAAGAATAGGCGAGAAAGAGCAATCAGAGAAGGATTTTCAGATGACCCGAATGCGGTGGTGAACATGTCTGTACTGTGGTTATTACCATACCTCGTCTTGTGTGGATTGGCAGAGACATTCAGTGCCATTGGACAGAACGAATTCTACTATACTGAGTTGCCTAAAAGCATGTCAAGCATAGCTGCGACCCTTTTTGACATGGGACTGTCAGCTGCAAACTTGTTAGCAAGTTTTATAATGAGTACAATTGATAGTTTCAGTAAAAGAGGCGGAGAGGAGAGTTGGGTGTCGAGCAACATTAATAAGGGCCATTACGATTACTATTACTGGCTTCTTGCTAGTCTGAGCTTGCTTAACTTTGTATATTATCTTGCTTGTAGCAAGGGTTATGGCCCTTGCAGAGCAAAAGAAGGTAATGCCCCAGACGATGATGGTGATTACTAG
- the LOC8271184 gene encoding protein NRT1/ PTR FAMILY 1.2 isoform X2: MAFEKVASFGLTPNMILYLTREYRIEAAKGANIIFFWSAATNFTPILGAFIADSYVGRFRMIGFGSIASLLGIILLWLTAVIPQARPLPCDQFTSDSCQSPTTLQLLLLYSSFGLLSIGAGGIRSSSLAFGADQLGMGQSLKRAGILERFISWYYVLVSVSAVVAMTCIVYIQDAMGWKVGFGVPVVLMAIAVLSFFSASSFYVKSKPTASSFTGFAQVLAAAYHNRSIPFSSQDSNDGYHNRKGATVVAPSEMLRFLNKACIIENPEEDLTPDGRASNPWSLCTVNQVEELKALIKIIPIWLSGMIMSVNVAQSSFPVLQASTMDRHIISKFEIPAGSMNVFMVISLAIWVSLYDRVIVPLASKLRGKPVRLSLKQRMGIGILLSSASMLAFAIAEKNRRERAIREGFSDDPNAVVNMSVLWLLPYLVLCGLAETFSAIGQNEFYYTELPKSMSSIAATLFDMGLSAANLLASFIMSTIDSFSKRGGEESWVSSNINKGHYDYYYWLLASLSLLNFVYYLACSKGYGPCRAKEGNAPDDDGDY, translated from the exons ATGGCATTTGAGAAGGTGGCAAGTTTCGGGCTGACGCCAAACATGATACTGTACTTGACAAGAGAGTATAGAATAGAGGCAGCAAAAGGAGCCAACATAATCTTTTTTTGGTCAGCTGCCACCAATTTCACGCCAATTCTTGGAGCTTTTATTGCTGATTCTTATGTGGGTCGGTTTCGGATGATTGGGTTTGGATCTATAGCTAGCCTTCTG GGGATAATTCTATTATGGCTGACCGCTGTGATTCCACAAGCAAGGCCGTTGCCTTGCGATCAATTTACTAGTGACAGTTGCCAATCGCCGACGACATTACAACTTCTACTTTTATATTCATCATTTGGTCTGCTCTCCATTGGCGCTGGCGGCATAAGGTCGTCTTCTTTAGCCTTTGGCGCCGATCAGCTAGGCATGGGACAGAGTCTTAAAAGAGCAGGGATTTTAGAGCGCTTCATCAGCTGGTACTATGTTCTGGTGTCGGTTTCAGCAGTTGTTGCAATGACTTGTATTGTGTATATTCAAGATGCGATGGGTTGGAAAGTGGGTTTTGGAGTTCCCGTAGTGCTTATGGCCATTGCTGTTCTATCTTTCTTCTCGGCTTCTTCCTTCTATGTCAAGTCTAAACCTACGGCAAGCTCCTTTACTGGGTTTGCTCAAGTTCTTGCGGCTGCCTATCACAATAGAAGCATTCCTTTTTCATCCCAAGACAGTAATGATGGGTACCATAATAGAAAGGGTGCAACTGTTGTAGCTCCAAGCGAAATGCTAAG GTTTCTGAACAAGGCTTGCATAATTGAAAACCCTGAAGAAGACCTGACCCCAGATGGAAGAGCGTCAAATCCATGGAGTCTTTGTACAGTAAATCAAGTAGAAGAGCTAAAGGCACTAATCAAGATTATTCCAATATGGTTATCAGGAATGATAATGTCTGTGAATGTAGCCCAAAGCTCTTTTCCAGTACTCCAGGCATCCACAATGGATAGACACATTATTTCGAAATTTGAGATTCCTGCAGGCTCCATGAATGTTTTCATGGTTATATCTCTAGCAATATGGGTTAGTCTCTATGACCGTGTAATTGTCCCTTTAGCATCAAAACTAAGAGGAAAACCCGTTCGTCTCAGCTTGAAACAAAGAATGGGAATTGGGATTCTTTTGTCATCTGCATCCATGTTAGCTTTCGCAATCGCAGAAAAGAATAGGCGAGAAAGAGCAATCAGAGAAGGATTTTCAGATGACCCGAATGCGGTGGTGAACATGTCTGTACTGTGGTTATTACCATACCTCGTCTTGTGTGGATTGGCAGAGACATTCAGTGCCATTGGACAGAACGAATTCTACTATACTGAGTTGCCTAAAAGCATGTCAAGCATAGCTGCGACCCTTTTTGACATGGGACTGTCAGCTGCAAACTTGTTAGCAAGTTTTATAATGAGTACAATTGATAGTTTCAGTAAAAGAGGCGGAGAGGAGAGTTGGGTGTCGAGCAACATTAATAAGGGCCATTACGATTACTATTACTGGCTTCTTGCTAGTCTGAGCTTGCTTAACTTTGTATATTATCTTGCTTGTAGCAAGGGTTATGGCCCTTGCAGAGCAAAAGAAGGTAATGCCCCAGACGATGATGGTGATTACTAG
- the LOC8271187 gene encoding bark storage protein A isoform X2: MNPLLQSPNFTATNLTIDFSGRRFRFGTIGERKVILVMTGLSLINAGITTQLLISFFNIEGVVHYGIAGNANPSLNIGDVTIPRYWAHTGLWNWQRYGKGPEDELRLEANGDYTREFGYIKFANYTVNVTGCSSYDNLLNNVWYQPEEVFPVDGTPEEREHVFWVSVDPYYFQVSLSLLDMKLEGCLNSTTCLSSTPKVVTVERGTSASIFLDNSAYRSFLYDKLNISTVDMETAAVALICLQQKMPFIAIRALSGGRNSAAQSNSEADIFTSLVADNSVAVVLEFIKRLPLGYR; encoded by the exons ATGAACCCTCTTCTTCAATCTCCAAACTTCACTGCTACCAATCTCACCATTGATTTTTCTG GGAGGAGATTTCGTTTTGGAACCATTGGTGAAAGAAAAGTGATTTTGGTCATGACAGGACTAAGCTTG ATAAATGCAGGCATAACTACACAACTTTTGATAAGCTTTTTCAACATAGAAGGAGTAGTGCACTATGGAATAGCTGGAAATGCAAATCCATCTCTTAATATAGGAGATGTCACTATTCCAAGATATTGGGCACATACAGGTCTTTGGAACTGGCAG AGGTATGGAAAGGGTCCAGAAGATGAGCTACGCCTGGAAGCAAATGGTGACTATACAAGGGAGTTTGGGTATATAAAATTTGCTAACTACACAGTAAACGTAACAGGATGCAGCTCCTATGATAACTTATTGAACAATGTTTGGTACCAGCCAGAAGAAGTATTTCCAGTAGATGGAACACCTGAGGAAAGGGAACATGTCTTTTGGGTTTCTGTTGATCCCTATTACTTCCAAGTTTCTCTAAGTCTTCTG GACATGAAACTGGAAGGCTGCTTGAATTCAACAACATGTTTATCCTCGACTCCGAAGGTGGTGACAGTGGAAAGAGGAACAAGTGCCAGCATATTCCTGGACAATTCTGCTTATCGTAGCTTCTTATATGATAAACTCAACATTAGCACGGTTGACATGGAAACTGCAGCAGTTGCTTTAATATGTCTGCAGCAAAAGATGCCTTTTATCGCTATTAGGGCTTTATCAGGCGGACGTAATTCTGCTGCGCAGTCCAATAGTGAGGCTGACATATTCACCTCCCTAGTTGCCGATAATTCAGTTGCTGTTGTTTTGGAATTCATCAAGCGTTTGCCATTGGGATACCGCTAG
- the LOC8271187 gene encoding bark storage protein A isoform X3 — MTGLSLINAGITTQLLISFFNIEGVVHYGIAGNANPSLNIGDVTIPRYWAHTGLWNWQRYGKGPEDELRLEANGDYTREFGYIKFANYTVNVTGCSSYDNLLNNVWYQPEEVFPVDGTPEEREHVFWVSVDPYYFQVSLSLLDMKLEGCLNSTTCLSSTPKVVTVERGTSASIFLDNSAYRSFLYDKLNISTVDMETAAVALICLQQKMPFIAIRALSGGRNSAAQSNSEADIFTSLVADNSVAVVLEFIKRLPLGYR, encoded by the exons ATGACAGGACTAAGCTTG ATAAATGCAGGCATAACTACACAACTTTTGATAAGCTTTTTCAACATAGAAGGAGTAGTGCACTATGGAATAGCTGGAAATGCAAATCCATCTCTTAATATAGGAGATGTCACTATTCCAAGATATTGGGCACATACAGGTCTTTGGAACTGGCAG AGGTATGGAAAGGGTCCAGAAGATGAGCTACGCCTGGAAGCAAATGGTGACTATACAAGGGAGTTTGGGTATATAAAATTTGCTAACTACACAGTAAACGTAACAGGATGCAGCTCCTATGATAACTTATTGAACAATGTTTGGTACCAGCCAGAAGAAGTATTTCCAGTAGATGGAACACCTGAGGAAAGGGAACATGTCTTTTGGGTTTCTGTTGATCCCTATTACTTCCAAGTTTCTCTAAGTCTTCTG GACATGAAACTGGAAGGCTGCTTGAATTCAACAACATGTTTATCCTCGACTCCGAAGGTGGTGACAGTGGAAAGAGGAACAAGTGCCAGCATATTCCTGGACAATTCTGCTTATCGTAGCTTCTTATATGATAAACTCAACATTAGCACGGTTGACATGGAAACTGCAGCAGTTGCTTTAATATGTCTGCAGCAAAAGATGCCTTTTATCGCTATTAGGGCTTTATCAGGCGGACGTAATTCTGCTGCGCAGTCCAATAGTGAGGCTGACATATTCACCTCCCTAGTTGCCGATAATTCAGTTGCTGTTGTTTTGGAATTCATCAAGCGTTTGCCATTGGGATACCGCTAG